The proteins below come from a single Comamonas antarctica genomic window:
- a CDS encoding amidohydrolase family protein — protein sequence MHAPEHLLAARLPRWLLPAQWPDIGGQPALADLHLAQGRVLGLAPHDPAFVAPSGNAWALHGALVLPGLVDAHTHLDKTFTLPRMGEVEPGLLGAIEAMMADRQDWTEADIHARASRALQWACEAGTVHLRTHCDWWEPEAMPLAWNVLRELAQEWAGRLLLERVALIPLHLFAERDTALRLASTVAASGPGALLGGFVHSTNWNPQALRHLFEAAQIHGLDVDLHVDEELHPGAQGLATAAALLQELRFEGRVVCGHACALAAQDEAAALATLDAVAQCPVTLVTLPITNLLLQDATTGRTPRQRGLTLVKEARARGIPVLVASDNVQDPFCAVGSFDPLEALAAGVLAAQLEQPFDRWSESLCRADWLRRGAPAVPLAPGSSADLIVFQQADAWGFPSRTQPRVVLRQGRVVSGEASSAWSFASSHRPVLARSLA from the coding sequence ATGCACGCTCCCGAACATCTTCTTGCTGCCCGGCTGCCACGCTGGCTGCTGCCCGCGCAATGGCCCGACATCGGGGGCCAGCCCGCGCTGGCTGATCTGCATCTGGCCCAGGGCCGCGTACTGGGCCTGGCGCCGCACGACCCGGCATTCGTTGCCCCCTCAGGCAATGCCTGGGCCCTGCACGGCGCGCTGGTGCTGCCCGGCCTGGTCGACGCGCACACGCATCTCGACAAGACCTTCACGCTGCCGCGCATGGGCGAGGTCGAGCCCGGCCTGCTGGGGGCCATCGAAGCCATGATGGCCGACCGCCAGGACTGGACCGAGGCCGATATCCACGCCCGCGCCAGCCGCGCGCTGCAATGGGCTTGCGAAGCCGGCACGGTGCACCTGCGCACGCACTGCGACTGGTGGGAGCCCGAGGCCATGCCGCTGGCGTGGAACGTATTGCGCGAGTTGGCGCAGGAATGGGCCGGCCGCCTGCTGCTGGAGCGCGTGGCGCTGATTCCGCTGCACCTGTTCGCCGAGCGCGATACCGCGCTGCGCCTGGCAAGCACGGTGGCCGCGAGCGGCCCGGGCGCACTGCTGGGCGGCTTCGTGCACTCCACCAACTGGAACCCGCAGGCGCTGCGCCATCTGTTCGAGGCCGCGCAAATCCATGGTCTGGATGTCGATCTGCATGTCGACGAGGAACTGCACCCCGGCGCGCAGGGCCTGGCCACGGCGGCGGCGCTGCTGCAGGAGCTGCGCTTCGAGGGCCGGGTGGTCTGCGGCCATGCCTGCGCGCTGGCCGCGCAGGACGAAGCCGCGGCACTGGCCACGCTCGATGCCGTGGCGCAATGCCCGGTCACGCTGGTCACGCTGCCGATCACCAACCTGCTGCTGCAGGACGCGACCACGGGCCGCACGCCGCGCCAGCGCGGGCTCACGCTGGTCAAGGAAGCGCGGGCCCGCGGCATTCCGGTGCTGGTCGCCAGCGACAACGTGCAAGACCCGTTCTGCGCGGTCGGCAGCTTCGATCCGCTCGAAGCCCTGGCCGCGGGCGTGCTCGCCGCGCAGCTCGAGCAGCCCTTCGACCGCTGGTCCGAGTCGCTGTGCCGCGCCGACTGGCTGCGCCGCGGCGCGCCCGCAGTGCCGCTGGCGCCCGGCAGCAGCGCCGATCTGATCGTCTTCCAGCAGGCAGACGCCTGGGGCTTTCCTTCGCGCACCCAGCCGCGCGTGGTGCTGCGCCAGGGCCGGGTCGTCAGCGGCGAGGCGTCCAGCGCCTGGTCTTTTGCCTCCTCTCACCGTCCCGTTCTCGCAAGGAGCCTCGCATGA
- a CDS encoding RidA family protein, with protein sequence MSASPSGIAQPLARYAAWRRAGDLVFLSGIIAVDPAAGRIVRGYADIPDDAATLIGRTGEFSSDIKEGPILAQSWHVLDAIRQTIEAAGGQMSDVVKLVQYFRNLDHFPQYSRVRKLFFPGEPPASTVVEVSAMLPTPEILIEVEATAWLPQR encoded by the coding sequence ATGAGCGCCTCTCCCTCGGGCATTGCCCAACCCCTGGCACGCTACGCCGCCTGGCGCCGCGCGGGCGACCTGGTGTTCCTCTCCGGAATCATCGCCGTCGACCCGGCGGCCGGCCGCATCGTGCGCGGCTATGCCGACATTCCCGATGACGCGGCCACGCTGATCGGCCGCACCGGCGAGTTCAGCAGCGACATCAAGGAAGGCCCGATCCTCGCGCAGAGCTGGCATGTGCTGGACGCCATCCGCCAGACCATCGAAGCCGCGGGCGGGCAGATGTCGGATGTGGTCAAGCTGGTGCAGTACTTCAGGAACCTCGACCACTTCCCGCAGTACAGCCGCGTGCGCAAGCTGTTCTTTCCGGGCGAGCCGCCCGCATCGACCGTGGTCGAGGTCAGCGCCATGCTGCCCACGCCCGAGATCCTGATCGAAGTCGAAGCCACGGCCTGGCTGCCCCAGCGCTGA
- a CDS encoding creatininase family protein, producing the protein MLHGYNPPHRFLPYLSWTEIADLPDKENTVIVLPTGATEQHGPHLPCAVDTVISAGVVGHALAHLPPEVPAFAMAPITYGKSEEHLHFPGTVTLSGETLLATMNEIGESVYRAGFRKLLFVNGHGGQPQVMEMCARELRLRHGDFIVVPSFTWRVPHVAGKYLSDTEKKLAMHAGHAETALMLALAPDTVHMERAVTNYPPVFDSPLLSPDGRPACAWSARDFGPSGIIGDPLPATAEQGLAILDSLARSWAAAITELHQLQWAARPEPTWGRANHTGHVEHSSALA; encoded by the coding sequence ATGCTGCATGGCTACAACCCGCCCCACCGCTTCCTGCCCTATCTGAGCTGGACCGAGATCGCCGACCTGCCCGACAAGGAAAACACCGTGATCGTGCTGCCCACGGGAGCGACCGAGCAGCACGGCCCGCACCTGCCCTGTGCCGTCGATACGGTGATCAGCGCCGGGGTCGTGGGCCATGCGCTGGCGCATCTGCCCCCCGAGGTGCCGGCGTTTGCAATGGCGCCGATCACCTACGGCAAGTCGGAGGAGCACCTGCACTTCCCGGGCACCGTGACGCTCAGCGGCGAGACGCTGCTGGCGACGATGAACGAGATCGGCGAGTCGGTCTACCGCGCGGGCTTTCGCAAGCTGCTGTTCGTCAACGGCCATGGCGGCCAGCCGCAGGTGATGGAGATGTGCGCGCGCGAGCTGCGCCTGCGCCATGGCGATTTCATCGTCGTGCCGAGTTTCACCTGGCGCGTGCCGCATGTGGCCGGCAAATACCTGTCGGACACCGAAAAGAAGCTGGCCATGCACGCGGGCCATGCCGAGACCGCGCTGATGCTCGCGCTCGCGCCCGACACCGTGCACATGGAGCGCGCCGTCACCAACTACCCGCCCGTCTTTGACTCGCCACTGCTGTCGCCCGACGGCCGGCCGGCCTGCGCCTGGAGCGCGCGCGACTTCGGGCCGAGCGGAATCATCGGCGACCCGCTGCCCGCGACCGCCGAGCAGGGCCTGGCGATTCTCGACTCGCTGGCCAGAAGCTGGGCCGCGGCCATCACCGAGCTGCACCAGCTGCAATGGGCGGCGCGCCCCGAGCCCACCTGGGGCCGCGCCAACCACACCGGCCATGTGGAGCACTCCAGCGCGCTGGCCTGA
- a CDS encoding ABC transporter substrate-binding protein, with amino-acid sequence MLKTASRLPQLGAAALLALGALGTAQAQEKFTYMTNWYAQAEHGGFYQAVATGLYKKYGLDATIKMGGPQVNIVQMMAAGQADCVMGSSDLQMIQMREGGVPVTNVAAVFQKDLQVLIAHDDVKKFEDLKGKTILIGSSAQRGYWPWLKAKYGFTDAQTRPYTFNIQPFVADRNTAQQGYLTSEPFAIAKAGVKTTTLMFSDQGFPAYATTVSCMDKTLKARSAAVAAFVKASMEGWKSYLADPAPGNALIKKDNPNMTDEQLAYSVAKLKELGMVTGGDAASMGIGVLTDARAKASYDFLVETKLIDPAKVKLADTYSTQFVKDLKVLP; translated from the coding sequence ATGCTGAAGACCGCTTCCCGCCTCCCCCAACTTGGTGCCGCCGCGCTGCTCGCTCTTGGTGCCCTCGGCACCGCGCAGGCGCAGGAAAAGTTCACCTATATGACCAACTGGTATGCGCAGGCCGAGCACGGCGGCTTCTACCAGGCCGTGGCCACGGGCCTGTACAAGAAGTACGGCCTCGACGCGACCATCAAGATGGGCGGCCCCCAGGTCAACATCGTGCAGATGATGGCCGCAGGCCAGGCCGACTGCGTGATGGGATCGAGCGACCTGCAGATGATCCAGATGCGCGAAGGCGGCGTGCCCGTGACCAATGTCGCCGCGGTGTTCCAGAAGGACCTGCAGGTGCTGATCGCGCACGACGACGTGAAGAAGTTCGAGGACCTCAAGGGCAAGACCATTCTCATCGGCTCGTCGGCGCAGCGCGGCTACTGGCCCTGGCTCAAGGCGAAGTACGGCTTCACCGATGCCCAGACGCGCCCCTACACCTTCAACATCCAGCCCTTCGTGGCCGACAGGAACACCGCCCAGCAGGGCTATCTGACGTCCGAGCCATTTGCCATTGCCAAGGCCGGCGTCAAGACCACCACGCTGATGTTCAGCGACCAGGGCTTCCCCGCGTACGCGACCACGGTGTCGTGCATGGACAAGACGCTCAAGGCGCGCAGCGCCGCGGTGGCGGCCTTCGTCAAGGCCTCGATGGAAGGCTGGAAGAGCTACCTCGCCGACCCGGCGCCCGGCAACGCGCTGATCAAGAAGGACAACCCGAACATGACCGACGAACAGCTGGCCTACAGCGTCGCCAAGCTCAAGGAACTGGGCATGGTCACGGGTGGCGACGCGGCCAGCATGGGCATAGGCGTGCTGACCGATGCGCGCGCCAAGGCGAGCTACGACTTCCTCGTCGAGACCAAGCTCATCGACCCGGCCAAGGTCAAGCTGGCCGATACCTACAGCACCCAGTTCGTCAAGGACCTCAAGGTCCTGCCCTGA
- a CDS encoding ABC transporter ATP-binding protein — protein MNPDASPPATAAPAAAHAAAHAVEVLSAEKTYPNGTQALLPVDLCIEEGEFVTLLGPSGCGKSTLLKMVAGLLEPTDGRLQLWRKPVAQLEESGKKMAFVFQSPTLMPWASVQTNVRLPLDLAGVPRAEADARVGEALALVGLAKFSKALPRALSGGMQMRVSIARGLVTQPDLLLMDEPFGALDEITRHKLDADLLDLWRKKKLTVIFVTHSIHEAVFLSSRVVMMAARPGRVVEEFRIDAPYPRSADFMVSPEFNRYARLLQDSLLRASADSMEAFA, from the coding sequence ATGAACCCCGATGCATCCCCGCCCGCCACCGCCGCGCCCGCCGCTGCACACGCCGCTGCACACGCCGTGGAGGTGCTGTCGGCCGAGAAGACCTATCCCAACGGCACCCAGGCGCTGCTGCCCGTGGACCTGTGCATAGAGGAAGGCGAATTCGTCACGCTGCTCGGTCCCTCGGGCTGCGGCAAGAGCACGCTGCTGAAGATGGTGGCCGGGCTGCTCGAGCCCACCGACGGCCGGCTGCAGCTGTGGCGCAAGCCCGTGGCGCAGCTCGAGGAGAGCGGCAAGAAGATGGCCTTCGTGTTCCAGTCGCCGACGCTCATGCCCTGGGCCAGCGTGCAGACCAATGTGCGCCTGCCGCTGGACCTGGCGGGCGTGCCGCGCGCCGAGGCCGATGCGCGCGTGGGCGAAGCGCTGGCCCTGGTCGGCCTGGCGAAATTTTCCAAGGCGCTGCCGCGCGCGCTGTCGGGCGGCATGCAGATGCGGGTGTCGATTGCGCGCGGGCTGGTGACCCAGCCCGACCTGCTGCTCATGGACGAGCCGTTTGGCGCGCTTGACGAGATCACGCGCCACAAGCTCGATGCCGACCTGCTGGACCTGTGGCGCAAGAAGAAGCTCACCGTGATCTTCGTCACGCACTCCATCCACGAGGCGGTGTTTCTCTCCAGCCGCGTGGTGATGATGGCCGCGCGCCCGGGCCGCGTGGTCGAGGAATTCCGCATCGACGCGCCCTACCCGCGCAGCGCCGATTTCATGGTCTCGCCCGAATTCAACCGCTACGCCAGGCTGCTGCAGGACAGCCTGCTGCGTGCCAGCGCCGACTCCATGGAGGCATTTGCATGA
- a CDS encoding ABC transporter permease, which yields MSTPFPSVAAADMPRAEPAAPAIAQRQPAVRTKPARTPLLRQPRVQRVLYPLLVGVALLALWQGLVTGLELPPYLVPSPLLMLETLIADWAPLGASLWVTIKITLLAFIAATVAGVLISFLFVQSKGIETALFPYAVLLQVTPIVAVAPLIIIWVKDPTASMVICAALVALFPIISNTTLGLRSIEPDLQSYFQLNRATRLQTLVRLRIPSALPYFFGGLRISSGLALIGAVVAEFVAGTGGAGAGLAYQILQAGFQLNIPRMFAALLLISLTGVGMFVLMAWLSRLALGSWHSSEN from the coding sequence ATGAGCACCCCATTTCCCTCTGTGGCTGCGGCCGACATGCCGCGCGCCGAGCCGGCTGCGCCCGCCATTGCCCAGCGCCAGCCGGCGGTGCGCACGAAGCCCGCGCGCACGCCGCTGCTGCGGCAGCCGCGCGTGCAGCGCGTGCTCTATCCCTTGCTGGTCGGCGTGGCCTTGCTTGCGCTGTGGCAGGGCCTGGTCACGGGGCTGGAGCTGCCGCCCTATCTCGTGCCCTCGCCGCTGCTGATGCTCGAGACGCTGATCGCCGACTGGGCGCCGCTGGGCGCGTCGCTGTGGGTCACGATCAAGATCACGCTGCTGGCCTTCATTGCCGCGACCGTTGCCGGCGTGCTGATCTCCTTTCTGTTCGTGCAGAGCAAGGGCATAGAGACCGCGCTGTTTCCCTATGCCGTGCTGCTGCAGGTCACGCCCATCGTGGCCGTCGCGCCGCTGATCATCATCTGGGTCAAGGACCCGACGGCATCGATGGTGATCTGCGCGGCGCTGGTGGCGCTGTTTCCCATCATCAGCAACACCACGCTGGGCCTGCGCAGCATCGAGCCCGACCTGCAAAGCTACTTCCAGCTCAACCGCGCGACCCGGCTGCAGACGCTGGTGCGGCTGCGCATCCCGAGCGCGCTGCCCTACTTCTTTGGCGGGCTGCGCATCTCCAGCGGCCTGGCGCTGATCGGCGCCGTCGTCGCCGAGTTCGTTGCGGGCACGGGCGGCGCGGGCGCGGGCCTGGCCTACCAGATCCTGCAGGCCGGCTTCCAGCTCAACATCCCGCGCATGTTTGCCGCGCTGCTGCTGATCTCGCTGACCGGCGTGGGGATGTTCGTGCTGATGGCGTGGCTTAGCCGCCTGGCATTGGGCAGCTGGCATTCCAGCGAGAACTAA
- a CDS encoding FAD-binding oxidoreductase encodes MTTTAAHQLPEQLPDLDWITDPLRVGRLSQDFAWFSPVLKRELAGKRAEIAVRPRSEDEIRQVVAACASAGIPITVRGSGTGNYGQCTPLHGGVILDLSAYNAFGWVRGGVGRAQAGIRLADFDAQAKPLGQELRWLPSTYRSATLGGLFGGGFGGAGSINHGPLAAPGNVLAVRAMSVEPDPQVIELRGAEAMRLHHTYGTNGIVLELEVALTPAIAWTECIASFDDFDAALEFADRFACAPGLEKKEVCFLAAPIPEYFTSLAEHLRAGCHAVLLLVAPHSEAGMREMAALHGGQISYRKTAEEVKAGNKTLVEYTWNHTTLHALKIDKNLTYIQSGFTPQRRIEQVKALQAALQGEVMMHLEFLRTKEGAPNCSGLQLIRYTTEERLNQIMQIHRDHGVQINNPHVYIVEDGKQNNLDPAVVATKQRFDPQGLLNPGKLRSWEAVQPVRQTA; translated from the coding sequence ATGACCACCACCGCCGCCCACCAGCTCCCCGAACAACTGCCCGATCTCGACTGGATCACCGACCCGCTGCGCGTGGGCCGTCTCTCGCAGGACTTTGCCTGGTTCAGCCCGGTGCTCAAGCGCGAACTCGCGGGCAAGCGCGCCGAGATCGCCGTGCGCCCGCGCAGCGAGGACGAGATCCGCCAGGTGGTCGCGGCCTGCGCCAGCGCCGGCATTCCGATCACCGTGCGCGGCAGCGGCACGGGCAACTACGGCCAGTGCACGCCTTTGCACGGCGGCGTGATACTGGACCTGTCGGCCTACAACGCGTTTGGCTGGGTGCGCGGCGGTGTCGGCCGGGCCCAGGCCGGCATCCGCCTCGCCGACTTCGACGCGCAGGCCAAGCCGCTGGGCCAGGAGCTGCGCTGGCTGCCCTCGACCTACCGCAGCGCGACGCTGGGCGGCCTGTTCGGCGGCGGCTTTGGCGGCGCGGGCTCGATCAACCACGGCCCGCTGGCCGCGCCCGGCAATGTGCTGGCGGTGCGCGCGATGAGCGTGGAGCCCGACCCGCAGGTCATCGAGCTGCGCGGCGCCGAAGCCATGCGGCTGCACCATACCTACGGCACCAACGGCATCGTGCTCGAACTCGAAGTCGCGCTCACGCCGGCCATCGCCTGGACAGAATGCATCGCCAGCTTCGACGACTTCGATGCGGCGCTGGAATTTGCCGACCGCTTCGCCTGCGCGCCGGGCCTGGAGAAAAAGGAAGTCTGCTTCCTGGCCGCGCCGATTCCCGAATACTTCACCAGCCTCGCCGAGCACCTGCGCGCGGGCTGCCACGCCGTGCTGCTGCTGGTCGCGCCGCACTCCGAGGCCGGCATGCGCGAGATGGCGGCGCTGCATGGCGGGCAGATCAGCTACCGCAAGACAGCCGAGGAGGTGAAGGCCGGCAACAAGACGCTGGTCGAATACACCTGGAACCACACCACGCTGCATGCGCTCAAGATCGACAAGAACCTGACCTATATCCAGAGCGGCTTCACCCCCCAGCGCCGCATCGAACAGGTCAAGGCGCTGCAGGCCGCGCTGCAGGGCGAGGTGATGATGCACCTCGAATTCCTGCGCACCAAGGAAGGCGCGCCCAACTGCAGCGGCCTGCAGCTCATCCGCTACACCACCGAGGAACGGCTCAACCAGATCATGCAGATCCACCGCGACCATGGCGTGCAGATCAACAACCCGCATGTCTACATCGTCGAGGACGGCAAGCAGAACAACCTCGACCCGGCGGTGGTGGCCACCAAGCAGCGCTTCGATCCGCAGGGGCTGCTCAATCCGGGCAAGCTGCGCAGCTGGGAGGCCGTGCAGCCCGTGCGCCAGACGGCCTAG
- a CDS encoding tripartite tricarboxylate transporter substrate-binding protein: MQFPKTPRRTLLTLAAAALFAPLAALAQGDKPLRVILPLSAGSGADGAIRAISSQLAKAVGHPVVIENLPGAGGITGTAQIVRGPRDGSMIGVVSNNHVVNPSVYPSIPFDAMQDIAPITVIGATPFVLVANPALPARNIQELVALAKAKPGTLNYGSSGNGTILHLGAAMVVDQAKLDVKHIPYKGMGMLMNDLLSGQVQWAVVALAPAAPHIKSGMLRALGVTTAQRVPSMPELPTIAEQGLPDYALEGWIAAIGPKDLPMAERQRLHQGFQQALAQPEARNALIAQGYEIKLTPPEATAAFMRSEMQRMAQVVKNASVKVD, encoded by the coding sequence ATGCAATTCCCCAAGACCCCACGCCGTACGCTGTTGACCCTGGCCGCCGCCGCGCTGTTTGCCCCCTTGGCCGCGCTGGCGCAGGGCGACAAGCCGCTGCGCGTGATCCTGCCGCTGTCGGCGGGCTCGGGCGCCGATGGCGCGATCCGCGCGATCAGCAGCCAGCTGGCCAAGGCCGTGGGCCATCCCGTGGTGATCGAGAACCTGCCGGGCGCGGGCGGCATCACCGGCACGGCGCAGATCGTGCGCGGGCCGCGCGATGGCTCGATGATCGGCGTGGTGTCGAACAACCATGTGGTCAATCCCAGCGTCTATCCGTCGATTCCGTTTGACGCGATGCAGGACATCGCGCCCATCACCGTCATCGGCGCCACGCCCTTCGTGCTGGTGGCCAACCCGGCGCTGCCGGCGCGCAACATCCAGGAGCTGGTGGCGCTGGCCAAGGCCAAGCCCGGCACGCTCAACTACGGCTCCTCGGGTAACGGCACCATCCTGCATCTGGGCGCGGCCATGGTGGTCGACCAGGCCAAGCTCGACGTGAAGCACATTCCCTACAAGGGCATGGGCATGCTGATGAACGACCTGCTCAGCGGCCAGGTGCAGTGGGCCGTGGTGGCGCTCGCGCCCGCGGCGCCGCACATCAAGAGCGGCATGCTGCGCGCCCTGGGCGTGACCACGGCGCAGCGCGTGCCGTCGATGCCCGAGCTGCCGACCATTGCCGAGCAGGGCCTGCCCGATTACGCGCTCGAAGGCTGGATCGCGGCCATCGGTCCCAAGGACCTGCCCATGGCCGAGCGCCAGCGCCTGCACCAGGGCTTCCAGCAGGCGCTGGCCCAGCCCGAGGCGCGCAATGCGCTGATCGCGCAGGGCTACGAGATCAAGCTGACGCCGCCCGAGGCCACGGCGGCGTTCATGCGCTCGGAGATGCAGCGCATGGCGCAAGTCGTCAAGAATGCCAGCGTGAAAGTGGACTAG